Proteins encoded in a region of the Blastococcus sp. Marseille-P5729 genome:
- a CDS encoding bifunctional UDP-sugar hydrolase/5'-nucleotidase — protein sequence MDDSLTLLAVTDVHGALTDWDYVHDRPTDEGGLARVATVVREIRAVTPSTVLLDCGDSIQGNPLTALYASEPDGVHPVADVLNHLGVDAAALGNHDLDYGLERLSAYAADCDFPVLAANLSPIPGVASRVILDRTLPRLGPLRLGVVGLSTPGVILWNATHLAGRVSTRGIVEVAAEQVRLVRQEGADLVVVLSHSGMGPGSSYGDSLPWPENDTRRLIREVPGIDAVVLGHAHEELSGHERCVSTGQLVPYVEPSCMGLRLGRIDLRLRRAGDGITVVDSVARTLPTQGTPDSSVTSLVSKAHGQTRARLAKEIGVAAAPVPASPVAAGPSPMADLLNHVQAEWATDRLAGTPYAELPVISAAALHSDREGLRTGPVRVRDLHRIAPFENRLHALELTARDVLGYLEHNARYFGPERIADFNHEALGAATARVSYSVDPGAPVGSRVSNLRIDGQAPAPEQRLVLVVSSYRASGGGGFPATAGNQPIVKSDEQLRELLAAWIGRHTPLSPAAINRSAWEILPHRRRAPRP from the coding sequence GTGGACGACTCCCTCACCCTTCTCGCCGTCACCGACGTCCATGGCGCGCTCACCGACTGGGACTACGTCCACGACCGGCCGACCGACGAGGGCGGTCTGGCCCGCGTCGCCACGGTGGTGCGCGAGATCCGCGCCGTCACGCCATCGACGGTGCTCCTCGACTGCGGCGACAGCATTCAGGGCAACCCGCTCACCGCTCTGTACGCGAGCGAACCGGACGGCGTGCACCCGGTCGCCGACGTGCTGAATCACCTCGGGGTCGACGCCGCCGCGCTTGGCAACCATGACCTGGACTACGGGCTGGAGCGACTCTCGGCATACGCCGCGGACTGCGACTTTCCCGTTCTCGCGGCGAACCTGTCCCCCATTCCCGGGGTCGCCTCTCGGGTCATCCTCGACCGGACGCTGCCCCGGCTAGGACCGCTGCGGCTTGGCGTCGTCGGGCTGAGCACGCCTGGTGTCATCCTCTGGAATGCCACGCACCTCGCCGGCCGGGTGAGCACGAGGGGCATCGTCGAGGTGGCTGCCGAGCAGGTCCGGCTGGTGCGCCAAGAGGGCGCCGACCTGGTCGTCGTGCTGTCGCACTCCGGAATGGGCCCAGGATCGTCGTACGGCGACTCGCTGCCGTGGCCGGAGAACGACACGCGGCGATTGATCCGCGAGGTGCCGGGGATCGACGCGGTCGTGCTGGGCCACGCGCACGAAGAGCTGTCTGGGCACGAAAGATGCGTGAGCACCGGCCAGCTCGTGCCGTACGTCGAGCCCTCGTGCATGGGGCTGCGTCTGGGCCGCATCGACCTTCGGCTGCGGCGGGCCGGCGACGGGATCACCGTCGTTGACAGCGTGGCGCGCACTCTGCCGACGCAGGGCACACCGGATTCGTCCGTGACCTCGCTCGTGTCCAAGGCGCACGGGCAGACTCGCGCCCGGCTGGCCAAGGAGATCGGTGTGGCCGCCGCCCCGGTACCTGCGAGTCCGGTGGCCGCCGGGCCGTCACCGATGGCCGACCTGCTCAACCACGTGCAGGCGGAGTGGGCCACCGACCGGCTGGCTGGTACGCCGTACGCCGAGCTTCCGGTCATCTCGGCCGCCGCCCTGCACAGCGACCGGGAAGGCCTCCGCACAGGGCCAGTCCGGGTACGCGATCTGCACCGCATCGCACCGTTCGAGAACCGGCTGCACGCCCTGGAGCTCACTGCCCGCGACGTGCTCGGCTACCTGGAGCACAACGCCCGCTACTTCGGTCCCGAGCGGATCGCGGATTTCAACCACGAGGCGCTGGGCGCAGCCACGGCGCGGGTCAGCTACTCGGTCGACCCGGGCGCGCCCGTGGGATCCCGCGTGAGCAACCTGCGCATCGACGGCCAGGCCCCCGCGCCCGAGCAACGCCTGGTCCTCGTGGTCAGCAGTTACCGGGCTTCCGGTGGCGGCGGATTTCCCGCTACCGCTGGGAACCAGCCCATCGTGAAGAGTGACGAGCAGCTGCGCGAGCTGCTCGCCGCGTGGATCGGTCGGCATACGCCGTTGTCGCCGGCGGCGATCAACCGGTCGGCATGGGAGATCCTCCCGCACCGCCGTCGGGCTCCCCGCCCGTGA